In the genome of Terribacillus sp. FSL K6-0262, one region contains:
- the spo0A gene encoding sporulation transcription factor Spo0A, producing the protein MEKIKAVLVDDNRELVQLMEEYFEDQSDIEVIGTAYNGKDCLDMLEDLQPDVVVLDIIMPHVDGLAVLRTLRERTSAPMPHVIMLTAFGQEEVTKKAVDLGAAYFILKPFDLENLAAQIRQVSGHGGSYEASPIRVTKEKKRDKKPNLEASITNIIHEIGVPAHIKGYMYLREAITMVYNDIDLLGSITKVLYPDIAKTYNTTASRVERAIRHAIEVAWNRGNMDSISSLFGYTVSISKAKPTNSEFIAMVADRLRLEHRAS; encoded by the coding sequence ATGGAAAAGATTAAAGCAGTTTTGGTCGATGACAATCGAGAGCTTGTGCAGCTTATGGAGGAATATTTCGAAGACCAATCCGATATAGAGGTAATTGGCACTGCTTATAATGGAAAAGATTGTTTAGATATGCTGGAAGATCTCCAGCCGGATGTCGTCGTCCTTGACATCATCATGCCGCATGTCGATGGTCTGGCGGTTCTCCGCACACTGCGGGAGAGAACATCCGCACCGATGCCGCATGTGATCATGCTGACAGCCTTTGGCCAGGAAGAAGTGACAAAGAAGGCTGTCGATCTAGGCGCTGCTTATTTTATCCTTAAACCTTTCGATTTGGAGAACCTGGCAGCTCAGATCCGTCAAGTGAGCGGGCATGGCGGAAGCTACGAAGCAAGTCCGATCCGAGTGACAAAAGAGAAGAAACGGGATAAGAAACCGAATCTGGAAGCAAGCATCACGAACATCATCCATGAAATCGGTGTGCCTGCACATATCAAAGGCTATATGTACCTGCGTGAGGCCATCACGATGGTCTACAATGATATCGACTTGCTTGGCTCCATAACCAAAGTGCTTTATCCGGATATCGCCAAAACATATAATACCACTGCTTCCCGTGTGGAAAGGGCAATCCGCCATGCCATCGAAGTAGCTTGGAACCGCGGCAATATGGATTCCATCTCTTCCTTGTTCGGGTACACGGTAAGCATCTCCAAAGCAAAGCCGACCAATTCCGAGTTCATTGCGATGGTGGCGGACCGTTTGCGGCTGGAGCACCGTGCCTCCTAA
- a CDS encoding TlyA family RNA methyltransferase has product MAKVRLDVLLVERGLIETREKAKRTIMAGLVYSGQDRLDKPGMKVDDTADLTVKGKVIPYVGRGGLKLEKALDYFGIDVTGRTMVDIGSSTGGFTDCALQRGAARSYAIDVGYNQLDWKLRNDPRVVVMERTNFRYVTPDMLTEGLPDFASIDVSFISLRLILPALKDILASGSDVVALIKPQFEAGREQVGKKGIVRDRSVHMEVLEDTLKFGQSLGFQFEGLTFSPITGGDGNIEFLAHLAWDKDNAGDFPDTEAIKSVVEDAHQQLSAKKGVSREAMEEDNE; this is encoded by the coding sequence ATGGCTAAAGTGAGATTGGATGTTCTTCTCGTCGAGAGGGGACTAATTGAAACAAGGGAAAAAGCAAAACGGACAATCATGGCAGGACTCGTATATTCCGGCCAGGACCGTCTGGATAAACCAGGCATGAAAGTTGATGATACCGCTGACTTGACTGTAAAAGGCAAGGTCATCCCTTATGTTGGGCGGGGCGGTCTCAAACTGGAAAAGGCTTTGGACTATTTCGGCATCGATGTTACGGGAAGGACGATGGTTGATATCGGTTCCTCGACGGGGGGATTCACCGATTGCGCCTTGCAGCGTGGTGCTGCACGCAGCTATGCCATCGATGTCGGCTACAATCAGCTTGATTGGAAACTGCGCAACGATCCGCGTGTAGTGGTAATGGAAAGGACCAATTTTCGTTATGTCACACCGGATATGCTGACGGAAGGATTGCCGGATTTCGCATCGATCGATGTATCTTTCATATCCCTTCGTTTGATTTTACCTGCATTGAAGGACATCCTTGCTTCAGGGAGTGATGTGGTGGCGCTCATCAAACCGCAATTCGAAGCAGGACGTGAACAGGTCGGTAAAAAAGGGATCGTTCGTGATCGCAGCGTACACATGGAAGTATTGGAAGATACCCTGAAATTCGGTCAATCTCTTGGTTTTCAGTTTGAAGGACTGACTTTTTCGCCAATAACCGGCGGGGACGGAAATATCGAATTCCTGGCACACTTGGCTTGGGATAAAGATAATGCAGGTGACTTCCCTGATACAGAGGCAATCAAATCAGTCGTCGAGGATGCGCATCAGCAGCTATCTGCGAAAAAAGGCGTATCAAGGGAAGCGATGGAGGAAGACAATGAGTAA
- a CDS encoding DMT family transporter, with product MITALIGILIGTGLSIQTAVNSQLRKFVISPYLASMISFVIGALFLTVISLVIGSPLGISWKLIGNEPAWIWLGGVLGVIFLTVNILLFPKLGSVQTAIMPILGQIIMGMLIDNFGWFHSMRKAFDSYRLIGICLVLVGVFFAIAIQEVRHRQEKNKGNDLYLWIWRIIGVVSGMLMSMQVAINGQLGVVLDSSIQAAFVSFVVGALTLIIVVGVKERSFVKVSNPIKQKAPWWVWLGGFLGAAYVLINIYLVGQVGTGQTVVLVLFGQIAGSLLIQRFGWMGSQKTQVDWIQIIGLIMILAGVILIRMF from the coding sequence ATGATTACTGCATTGATAGGTATTTTAATTGGTACGGGGCTGTCCATTCAAACAGCTGTTAATTCGCAGCTGAGGAAGTTTGTCATCTCCCCATACTTGGCATCCATGATCTCATTCGTGATTGGTGCACTCTTTTTGACTGTCATATCCTTGGTGATTGGTTCACCGCTGGGAATATCATGGAAGCTTATCGGAAATGAGCCAGCTTGGATTTGGCTTGGGGGAGTTCTGGGGGTCATTTTCCTCACGGTCAATATTTTGTTATTCCCTAAGCTTGGAAGTGTGCAGACGGCCATCATGCCAATCCTGGGTCAAATCATCATGGGGATGCTGATTGATAATTTTGGATGGTTCCATTCCATGCGGAAAGCTTTCGATAGTTATCGTTTAATCGGAATATGTTTAGTTTTGGTGGGGGTATTTTTTGCTATTGCCATACAGGAAGTAAGGCATCGGCAGGAAAAAAATAAGGGGAATGACTTATATTTATGGATCTGGCGTATCATCGGGGTCGTATCTGGAATGCTGATGTCGATGCAAGTAGCAATCAATGGGCAGCTTGGTGTTGTGCTGGATTCCTCCATACAAGCAGCTTTTGTCTCCTTTGTGGTCGGAGCGCTCACATTGATCATTGTCGTAGGCGTAAAAGAACGCTCCTTTGTCAAAGTCAGCAATCCAATAAAACAAAAAGCACCTTGGTGGGTCTGGCTGGGAGGATTTTTGGGAGCTGCATATGTTCTGATCAACATTTATTTAGTAGGGCAAGTCGGGACGGGTCAAACTGTTGTATTGGTTTTATTCGGACAAATTGCGGGAAGTTTGCTCATACAGCGTTTTGGATGGATGGGTTCCCAAAAAACGCAGGTTGACTGGATCCAGATTATCGGTTTGATCATGATTTTGGCAGGAGTGATTTTGATAAGAATGTTTTGA
- the rhaB gene encoding rhamnulokinase, which translates to MHIAVDIGASSGRLVTGELTEGKLVIQEIHRFANGYQKQGAYQCWDIDHLEEQILRGLQIAKQNGIHSCTLGIDTWAVDYVLLGKDGERLREMIAYRDSRTDEVMEQVWKRVPKRDVYRKTGIQFQPFNTIYQLFTESEELIGKTETVLLVPDYLHYRLTGEKVMEATNASTMQLLNPLTRDFDEDLLALTGFQPDQFAPLIEAGTVIGEIKETLRTQYDLPACTVIAVATHDTASAIAGVPAAGQDWAYLSSGTWSLIGTERSEPILGDSSLDKNFTNEWGINKTYRYLKNIIGMWMVQEIRRLYPVDYNFGEMVEEASRTDLEQVPSVDLNDKRFLKPDNMIEELQDYCRETNQYVPSTIGELSFTVYHNLAMLYREALEELELLTGTSIHTLHIVGGGSRNQVLNQLTADYSGLQVIAGPTEATALGNLIVQMIAAGELDSLEAGRRLIRASFPVETYLPDKKRRKVHDSKS; encoded by the coding sequence ATGCATATTGCAGTCGATATTGGAGCATCAAGCGGCCGGCTGGTCACTGGCGAACTGACAGAGGGGAAGCTCGTCATACAAGAGATTCACCGGTTTGCGAATGGCTATCAGAAACAAGGAGCTTATCAATGCTGGGATATTGATCATCTCGAGGAACAGATTTTGCGTGGTTTACAAATTGCCAAACAGAATGGCATCCATTCCTGCACGCTAGGGATCGATACATGGGCAGTGGACTACGTGCTGCTTGGGAAGGATGGTGAGCGATTGCGTGAGATGATCGCTTACCGGGATTCCCGGACGGATGAAGTGATGGAACAAGTGTGGAAAAGGGTGCCAAAGCGAGATGTCTACCGCAAAACTGGCATCCAATTCCAGCCCTTCAATACAATCTATCAGCTGTTTACGGAAAGCGAGGAGCTGATCGGGAAGACCGAAACTGTGCTGCTTGTGCCGGATTATCTCCATTACCGGCTGACCGGCGAAAAGGTGATGGAAGCGACCAATGCTTCCACGATGCAATTATTGAATCCGCTTACACGTGATTTCGATGAAGATTTGCTTGCTTTGACCGGTTTTCAACCAGATCAGTTTGCACCGCTGATTGAAGCTGGTACCGTCATCGGGGAAATCAAGGAGACCCTGCGAACGCAATATGACCTGCCCGCATGCACTGTCATCGCTGTCGCAACCCATGATACGGCATCTGCCATTGCTGGTGTGCCTGCAGCCGGACAGGACTGGGCCTATCTTAGCAGCGGCACCTGGTCCTTGATCGGGACAGAGAGAAGCGAGCCTATCTTAGGCGACAGCAGCTTGGATAAGAATTTCACGAATGAGTGGGGAATAAACAAAACTTACAGATATTTAAAAAATATCATCGGCATGTGGATGGTTCAGGAGATAAGAAGGCTATATCCGGTGGATTATAATTTTGGTGAGATGGTCGAGGAAGCGAGCCGGACGGACTTGGAGCAGGTGCCTTCCGTAGATCTGAATGACAAAAGGTTCTTGAAGCCGGATAATATGATCGAGGAACTGCAGGACTACTGCCGTGAAACGAATCAATATGTGCCAAGCACCATCGGAGAGCTGAGTTTTACGGTTTATCATAACCTGGCCATGCTTTACAGGGAAGCTTTGGAGGAGCTGGAGCTGCTGACAGGAACAAGCATACACACATTGCACATAGTCGGAGGCGGTTCCCGGAATCAGGTGCTCAATCAGCTGACAGCCGATTACAGCGGCTTGCAGGTAATCGCCGGTCCTACAGAAGCGACAGCGCTCGGTAATCTGATCGTCCAAATGATAGCCGCAGGGGAGCTGGATTCCTTGGAAGCAGGCAGGCGGCTTATCCGTGCCTCCTTCCCTGTGGAAACCTATCTGCCGGATAAGAAAAGGAGGAAGGTCCATGATTCGAAAAGCTAG
- a CDS encoding bifunctional aldolase/short-chain dehydrogenase: protein MVQNKWNESDARKFEGLGELVYRSNLIGSDRSVCNWGGGNTSMKTTVEDFRGRPVEVMYVKGSGSDLATMGEHNFTGLRMDDIRPLIERESMTDEEMVAYLSQCMIDASHPRASIETLLHAFLPFKHVDHTHPDSIISLCCADNGQEIAKEIFGSRFVWVPYIRPGFTLSKMIAEAVAANPEAELVLMEKHGLVVWGDTAKESYDRTIAVINEAESHISQKQSGAKAFGGEKVSALNKEERHKLITKVMPAIRGAVSGEKKMILSFDDSDDVLEFVNSEQAQQLSQVGAACPDHLVHTKRTPLYIEFDPTADNADDLLQKVETGIRGFADDYQEYFKRHASEGDVMFEPVPRVVLIPGVGMVTTGKDKKAADISAALYHRAIAVMKGAAALGDFVSLSESESFQVEYWPLELYKLSLAPPEARFSRSVVLVTGGAGGIGSATLRVFLEGGAHAVVTDINIEGAEKVARELNDTYGAGRAIAVKMDVTDEAAIAEAFKTAVLQYGGIDHIVNNAGLATSSPFDETTLKEWQLNMDVLGTGYFLVAREAFRLMKQQGIGGSMVFVGSKNSVYAGKNAAAYSAVKAMEMHLARCIAAEGGSYGIRVNGVLPDAVLQGSAIWGSKWREERAAAYNISPDDLEEHYRKRTTLGVNIYPKDIAESIAFFASDAASKTTGCMITVDGGVPAAFTR from the coding sequence TTGGTACAAAATAAGTGGAATGAATCAGATGCAAGGAAATTTGAAGGATTGGGGGAGCTGGTGTACCGTTCCAATTTGATCGGAAGCGACCGTTCCGTTTGCAACTGGGGCGGCGGGAATACATCGATGAAAACGACTGTTGAGGATTTTCGCGGGCGTCCGGTCGAAGTGATGTATGTCAAAGGCAGCGGATCAGACCTTGCCACCATGGGAGAGCATAATTTCACGGGCTTGCGAATGGATGATATCCGGCCGCTTATCGAGAGGGAATCGATGACTGATGAAGAGATGGTTGCCTACTTAAGCCAATGCATGATCGATGCAAGCCATCCGCGTGCTTCGATTGAAACATTACTGCATGCGTTCCTACCGTTTAAGCATGTCGACCACACACATCCCGACAGCATCATCAGTCTGTGCTGTGCGGACAATGGACAGGAAATCGCCAAGGAGATTTTCGGAAGCAGGTTCGTATGGGTGCCCTATATCCGTCCTGGGTTCACACTTTCCAAGATGATAGCTGAAGCAGTGGCTGCGAATCCGGAGGCTGAGCTTGTATTGATGGAAAAGCATGGATTGGTTGTCTGGGGAGATACAGCAAAGGAGAGCTATGATCGCACGATTGCTGTCATCAATGAAGCGGAAAGCCATATCAGTCAGAAACAATCCGGGGCCAAAGCCTTCGGCGGGGAAAAGGTTTCCGCTTTGAATAAGGAAGAACGGCATAAGCTGATCACGAAGGTGATGCCAGCTATCAGAGGAGCCGTGAGCGGAGAAAAGAAAATGATCCTCAGCTTCGATGACAGTGATGATGTGCTGGAATTCGTGAACAGTGAACAGGCACAGCAGCTGAGCCAGGTAGGTGCTGCTTGCCCGGATCACCTTGTGCATACAAAGCGGACGCCTTTGTATATTGAATTCGATCCAACTGCGGACAATGCGGATGACCTGCTGCAGAAAGTGGAAACAGGCATCCGGGGCTTTGCCGATGATTATCAAGAGTATTTCAAGCGCCATGCATCAGAGGGGGATGTCATGTTCGAGCCTGTGCCAAGAGTCGTCCTGATTCCTGGCGTCGGAATGGTCACGACAGGCAAGGACAAAAAGGCCGCTGATATAAGTGCAGCCTTGTATCATCGCGCCATTGCCGTAATGAAGGGAGCTGCTGCACTGGGTGACTTCGTGTCACTGTCCGAATCGGAATCGTTCCAGGTGGAATATTGGCCATTGGAGCTGTATAAGCTGTCCCTGGCTCCGCCGGAGGCAAGATTCAGCCGCTCTGTCGTTCTTGTCACTGGCGGAGCAGGCGGCATCGGCAGTGCAACATTGCGTGTTTTCCTCGAAGGCGGCGCCCATGCTGTTGTGACGGATATCAATATCGAAGGAGCAGAAAAGGTTGCCCGGGAGCTTAACGATACCTACGGTGCAGGACGTGCGATTGCCGTCAAAATGGATGTGACCGATGAAGCAGCGATCGCAGAAGCATTCAAGACGGCTGTACTTCAGTATGGAGGAATCGACCATATCGTCAATAATGCAGGGCTTGCAACGAGCAGTCCTTTCGATGAAACGACATTAAAAGAATGGCAGCTAAATATGGATGTATTGGGTACAGGGTATTTCCTGGTTGCCCGTGAAGCCTTCCGCTTGATGAAGCAGCAAGGAATCGGCGGCAGCATGGTGTTCGTAGGGTCGAAAAACTCCGTCTATGCAGGGAAGAATGCTGCGGCTTACAGTGCGGTGAAGGCGATGGAAATGCATTTGGCCAGATGTATTGCTGCAGAAGGCGGCAGCTATGGCATTCGGGTAAACGGTGTCCTGCCTGATGCCGTGCTGCAAGGCTCGGCGATTTGGGGATCCAAATGGCGTGAAGAGCGAGCCGCTGCTTATAATATTTCTCCAGATGATCTGGAGGAGCATTATCGTAAACGGACGACATTGGGTGTCAATATTTATCCAAAGGATATTGCGGAATCAATTGCTTTCTTTGCCTCGGATGCAGCATCGAAGACGACTGGCTGCATGATTACGGTCGATGGCGGCGTGCCGGCTGCCTTTACTAGATAG
- the spoIVB gene encoding SpoIVB peptidase gives MKKRIDALRFAIGLCLLALLVAAPLTQPVQSFLSIPKTLTLFSNNDLSEALPVFGDGKAVEALDQEAFRGQSTGKQDLVYTLGSIPVKKVAVNVIPDIRIVPGGHSVGVKLHTLGVLVVGHHQVRTAVETVSPGEDAAIYTGDILLEIDGQEIRKMEEVAPLIEKAGKAGKPVSIKVKRGNQTLTTELNPALDEKDKQYRMGLYIRDSAAGIGTMTFYDPESKNYGALGHVISDMDTQKPIEIHDGTIVRSNVTSIQKGNNGKPGEKLAEFSMNRNYIGTITKNSPFGIFGKLESDMRQKEEAKALPIALSEEVKKGPAVIRTVVDGEKIEEFDVEIVNSVPQDHPATKGMIIKVTDKRLLAKTGGIVQGMSGSPIIQDGKLIGAVTHVFVNDPTSGYGVHIEWMLQEAGIDIYKSDKKAS, from the coding sequence ATGAAGAAAAGGATAGACGCACTGCGCTTCGCCATTGGTCTTTGCCTGCTTGCTTTGCTGGTAGCGGCGCCATTGACCCAACCTGTACAGTCCTTTCTGAGCATACCCAAAACATTGACCTTGTTTTCAAATAATGATCTTTCCGAAGCTCTTCCGGTTTTTGGTGACGGAAAAGCTGTAGAAGCACTTGATCAGGAGGCTTTCCGCGGTCAATCGACTGGTAAGCAAGACCTTGTCTATACATTGGGCAGCATACCTGTCAAAAAGGTTGCTGTAAACGTCATTCCCGATATACGGATCGTCCCGGGCGGTCATTCCGTCGGGGTGAAGCTCCATACACTGGGTGTTCTTGTTGTCGGCCATCATCAAGTGCGGACTGCGGTGGAAACTGTTTCGCCTGGCGAGGATGCTGCCATTTATACCGGGGATATCCTTTTGGAAATAGACGGTCAGGAAATCCGCAAAATGGAAGAAGTGGCTCCGCTGATCGAAAAAGCTGGCAAGGCAGGGAAACCAGTCAGCATTAAAGTGAAACGCGGCAATCAGACATTGACAACCGAATTGAATCCGGCACTCGATGAAAAAGACAAGCAATACCGGATGGGTCTCTATATCAGGGATTCAGCCGCAGGTATCGGGACCATGACTTTCTATGATCCAGAATCGAAAAACTATGGTGCTTTGGGCCATGTCATTTCGGATATGGATACACAAAAGCCAATTGAAATTCATGACGGGACAATCGTCAGATCAAATGTGACGAGCATCCAAAAAGGAAACAATGGCAAACCAGGGGAAAAACTCGCTGAATTCAGCATGAACCGCAATTATATCGGAACCATCACGAAAAATAGCCCTTTTGGTATTTTTGGCAAATTGGAAAGTGATATGCGTCAAAAGGAAGAAGCAAAAGCACTGCCCATTGCATTGAGTGAGGAAGTGAAGAAAGGACCGGCAGTCATCCGGACAGTGGTGGATGGAGAAAAGATTGAAGAATTCGATGTGGAAATCGTCAACAGTGTACCACAGGATCACCCGGCAACAAAGGGAATGATCATCAAGGTGACAGACAAGCGTCTGCTTGCCAAGACCGGCGGAATCGTCCAAGGAATGAGCGGAAGCCCGATCATCCAGGATGGTAAATTGATCGGTGCCGTGACACATGTATTCGTTAATGATCCGACATCCGGCTACGGTGTGCATATCGAATGGATGCTGCAGGAAGCAGGTATCGACATTTATAAAAGCGATAAAAAAGCTAGCTGA
- the recN gene encoding DNA repair protein RecN, translating into MLTELSIKDFAIIDHIRIHFKEGLTVLTGETGAGKSIVIDAVQLLSGGRGSVEFIRHGQKKAELEGLFIIDSPDHPIYAIGEQFGVDIDDGMIVLERTMTTSGKSICRVNGKLVTLAILREFGKSLIDIHTQHETQSLMDADKHIELLDLYDADAISKAKEAYTLQFKELQKLKKRYKEWNTNEQEMAQRLDLLQFQYNELKEAALQPGEDEQLTEERTKLMNFERIYQSLHDAYHALYGEQKGLDWVGHALASLESASSYDDDIQKHHQMISEQYYLLEDLTFQLSSQLDALSYDPERLNEIEMRLNEINRLKKKYGQSVEEILEYAASIEDEIDRIQNRDSHIHQLEQQIAELSEDTLLEARQLHDLRVQAASQLTDAIHEELKDLYLEKARFHVDVQYKAGKPGDPEIDGMPVQLTADGFDAITFHISTNPGEPLKELHKVASGGELSRIMLALKRIFSRHQGVTSVIFDEVDTGVSGRVAQAIGEKIYGISVGSQVLCITHLPQVASMADTHLLIEKHVENDSTHTSVTELGQEAAVEEISRMMTGTVLTEKTKEHAKELITLAGQYKQT; encoded by the coding sequence ATGCTTACAGAGCTTTCGATCAAGGATTTTGCGATCATCGACCATATAAGGATCCATTTCAAAGAAGGGCTTACTGTGCTGACCGGAGAGACTGGTGCAGGTAAGTCCATTGTCATTGATGCAGTCCAGCTGTTAAGCGGCGGAAGGGGTTCCGTGGAATTTATCCGCCATGGTCAGAAGAAAGCCGAGCTGGAAGGGTTATTCATCATTGATTCGCCTGATCATCCGATATATGCCATCGGAGAACAATTCGGTGTCGATATCGATGATGGGATGATCGTGCTGGAGAGGACGATGACAACCAGCGGAAAAAGCATTTGCCGTGTCAATGGCAAGCTGGTGACTTTGGCGATTTTGCGTGAATTCGGGAAATCATTGATTGATATCCATACCCAGCATGAAACGCAATCCTTGATGGATGCGGATAAGCATATCGAGTTGCTTGATTTATACGATGCCGATGCAATCAGCAAAGCAAAAGAGGCTTATACGCTTCAATTCAAAGAGCTTCAGAAATTGAAAAAACGATATAAGGAATGGAATACAAATGAACAGGAAATGGCGCAGCGTCTTGACTTGCTTCAATTTCAATATAATGAATTGAAAGAAGCTGCACTTCAGCCGGGTGAGGATGAGCAGCTTACAGAAGAGCGGACGAAGCTGATGAACTTTGAACGGATATATCAATCGCTCCATGATGCCTATCATGCACTTTACGGGGAACAAAAAGGCTTGGACTGGGTAGGGCATGCTTTAGCCAGCCTTGAATCGGCGAGTTCCTATGATGACGATATCCAGAAGCATCATCAAATGATCAGCGAGCAATACTACTTGCTGGAGGATCTCACTTTCCAGCTGAGCAGCCAGCTGGACGCACTCTCGTATGATCCGGAACGATTGAACGAAATTGAAATGCGATTGAATGAAATAAACCGATTGAAAAAGAAATACGGGCAATCAGTCGAAGAAATCCTGGAATATGCAGCCAGTATAGAGGATGAAATCGATCGTATTCAGAACCGTGATTCCCATATCCACCAGCTGGAGCAGCAAATTGCGGAACTCAGCGAAGATACTTTGCTGGAGGCAAGGCAGCTGCATGATTTGCGTGTACAAGCTGCTAGCCAGCTTACGGATGCGATCCATGAGGAACTGAAGGATCTGTACTTGGAGAAAGCCCGTTTCCATGTCGATGTGCAGTACAAAGCCGGGAAGCCTGGCGATCCCGAAATCGACGGGATGCCTGTCCAATTAACGGCAGACGGTTTTGATGCGATTACATTCCATATCTCCACAAACCCGGGAGAACCGCTGAAAGAGCTGCACAAAGTTGCTTCAGGAGGGGAATTATCCCGTATCATGCTGGCACTGAAGCGTATTTTCTCGCGACATCAAGGGGTGACGAGTGTCATTTTTGATGAAGTGGATACTGGTGTCAGCGGCCGTGTTGCACAAGCGATAGGAGAGAAGATTTACGGTATCTCTGTCGGATCTCAAGTATTATGCATCACACATCTGCCGCAGGTGGCATCAATGGCTGATACGCATCTGCTGATCGAAAAACATGTGGAAAATGATAGCACGCATACTTCCGTCACCGAGCTCGGACAGGAAGCTGCTGTGGAGGAAATCAGCAGAATGATGACCGGAACGGTGCTGACGGAAAAGACAAAAGAGCATGCAAAGGAACTTATAACGCTTGCCGGCCAATACAAACAAACATGA
- the argR gene encoding transcriptional regulator ArgR, giving the protein MSKIQRHIKIRELITHNDIETQDELVEHLKDLGFNVTQATVSRDIKELHLVKVPTLEGSYKYSLPADNRFNPLEKLKRLIMDAFVSIDTTSHFIVLKTLPGNGNALAVLLDNLDWEEILGTISGDDTILIICRTEADTELIKDKLLSML; this is encoded by the coding sequence ATGAGTAAAATTCAACGGCATATCAAAATTCGCGAATTGATTACACATAATGATATCGAGACGCAGGATGAATTGGTCGAACATTTGAAAGATCTCGGGTTCAATGTGACCCAGGCGACCGTTTCCCGTGATATCAAGGAATTGCATCTTGTCAAGGTTCCGACATTGGAGGGGTCTTACAAGTACAGCTTGCCGGCGGATAATCGATTCAATCCGCTTGAAAAACTGAAACGGCTTATCATGGATGCTTTTGTCAGCATTGATACGACGAGCCATTTCATTGTGCTTAAGACGCTGCCGGGTAATGGGAATGCACTGGCCGTCCTTTTGGATAACTTGGATTGGGAAGAGATCCTAGGTACAATCAGCGGGGATGACACGATTCTGATCATTTGCCGTACTGAGGCAGATACGGAACTTATCAAAGATAAACTGCTGTCCATGCTGTAA
- a CDS encoding MFS transporter, translating into MSNYLEAGSIVAGAGGLTLWMEYLNLNDAKLGLLGALSANGFGSAIGAFLGGILVDRFGRKFIYKYDLLVYMLGILLITFAFHFPMLLIGYVVTGIAVGAAIPAAWTYIAEEAPKRERAARVGWGQFAWSIGPAITLFLSVLLAPLGLLGSRIIFAQLFVVALITWVLQQQINESAIWTEEKSRQAAGSQDVSWKQLFTVKANLKAIVLLVGIYVFWNLVAGVMGYFMPYIYETVGGLSASQANLLQGFLWTLTVAGTYFVFIKLGDRVNRKLLYGIGAAMGIAAWLVLTFGGMGMFELFTFVVLWGIAAGFGAQAFYGLWAGELFHTRYRAKAQGFIFALARIAVGLISLVVPVMISSLGFRTAGLIMIGFLLIAAVVGLTMAPETRGKSLEEIQEERYGGKPEAARQARN; encoded by the coding sequence ATGTCCAATTACCTGGAGGCGGGTTCGATTGTTGCCGGTGCTGGCGGTCTTACATTATGGATGGAGTATTTGAATCTCAATGATGCAAAGCTCGGGCTGCTGGGGGCGTTGAGTGCCAATGGTTTCGGCTCGGCGATAGGTGCATTTCTTGGCGGTATCCTGGTGGATAGGTTCGGCAGGAAGTTCATCTATAAATATGACCTGCTTGTATATATGCTGGGTATTCTGCTCATTACATTTGCATTCCATTTCCCGATGCTGTTGATCGGTTATGTTGTAACGGGAATTGCAGTCGGTGCGGCAATACCCGCTGCCTGGACATACATAGCGGAAGAGGCTCCGAAGCGAGAGAGGGCTGCCCGCGTAGGCTGGGGCCAGTTCGCTTGGTCGATCGGACCGGCAATCACGCTGTTCCTATCCGTATTGCTGGCTCCTTTGGGTTTGCTTGGCAGCCGTATCATTTTTGCCCAGCTCTTCGTCGTCGCACTCATTACGTGGGTTCTCCAGCAGCAAATCAATGAATCGGCGATTTGGACAGAAGAGAAAAGCCGCCAAGCTGCAGGATCACAAGATGTGTCATGGAAGCAGCTCTTTACGGTGAAAGCCAATCTAAAGGCAATCGTGCTGCTGGTTGGAATCTATGTATTCTGGAATCTGGTTGCGGGTGTAATGGGCTATTTCATGCCATATATTTATGAAACAGTAGGCGGTCTATCGGCTTCGCAGGCGAATTTGCTGCAAGGTTTCCTTTGGACTTTGACGGTGGCGGGAACCTATTTCGTCTTTATCAAACTCGGTGACAGGGTGAATCGCAAGCTGCTTTATGGAATAGGGGCCGCCATGGGTATCGCTGCTTGGCTTGTTCTTACGTTTGGCGGTATGGGGATGTTTGAATTGTTTACATTTGTGGTTCTTTGGGGGATTGCTGCTGGCTTTGGTGCGCAGGCTTTCTATGGTTTGTGGGCGGGGGAATTGTTCCATACCCGTTATCGGGCCAAGGCGCAAGGATTCATATTTGCTTTGGCGCGGATAGCTGTAGGGCTGATTTCCCTTGTTGTTCCGGTGATGATCAGTTCACTGGGGTTCCGGACAGCGGGTTTGATCATGATAGGATTTCTGCTCATCGCTGCTGTCGTGGGTCTGACAATGGCACCGGAAACTCGAGGCAAGTCATTGGAAGAGATCCAGGAAGAGCGTTATGGGGGAAAGCCGGAAGCTGCTCGCCAAGCAAGGAATTAA